The Helianthus annuus cultivar XRQ/B chromosome 16, HanXRQr2.0-SUNRISE, whole genome shotgun sequence genome includes a window with the following:
- the LOC110915782 gene encoding probable E3 ubiquitin-protein ligase RNF217 has translation MGNAVQKPQQSSQPDQELEEQESSSESSTFTCEICIEPVTLPNKKFKNSNRCVHPFCTDCMVKYIQVKLEDNVSDIKCPALSCDQSLDPLSCRAKVAHQVFDKWCDVLCESTVLGLDRVYCPNRECSALVVNECGGGGSLRKCVCPNCKKLFCFKCKVAWHAGYRCEESGEMRDQNDIAFGVLSERKQWMRCPTCRHCVELVKGCAIVRCRCGIEFCYKCGKKVDHHWCNCRRSSTICMWVFHLCIVILVVWPFFLLFTAITRKNQHH, from the exons ATGGGAAATGCAGTTCAAAAACCCCAACAGAGTTCCCAACCCGATCAAGAACTTGAAGAGCAAGAATCATCCTCTGAATCATCAACATTTACATGTGAAATTTGCATAGAACCGGTGACACTTCCGAACAAGAAGTTCAAGAACAGTAACAGATGTGTGCACCCGTTTTGTACCGATTGTATGGTTAAATACATTCAGGTGAAGCTGGAAGataatgtttctgatatcaagtGTCCAGCTTTGAGTTGTGATCAGTCTCTGGACCCGTTATCTTGTCGTGCAAAAGTTGCACACCAGGTGTTTGACAAATGGTGTGATGTGTTGTGTGAGTCTACTGTGTTGGGGCTTGATCGTGTTTATTGCCCGAATCGAGAGTGTTCGGCTTTGGTGGTTAATgagtgtggtggtggtggtagtttGAGGAAATGTGTGtgtcctaattgtaagaagttgTTTTGTTTTAAGTGTAAGGTTGCTTGGCATGCTGGGTATAGGTGTGAAGAGAGCGGCGAAATGCGGGATCAAAACGATATCGCTTTCGGTGTTCTTTCGGAGCgcaaacagtggatgaggtgccCCACTTGTAGACACTGTGTTGAGCTTGTTAAAGGGTGTGCTATTGTTAGATGCAG ATGTGGAATTGAATTTTGCTACAAATGTGGTAAAAAGGTGGATCACCACTGGTGCAATTGTCGAAGATCTTCTACGATTTGCATGTGGGTTTTTCATCTCTGCATAGTGATTTTGGTTGTATGGCCATTCTTTCTTCTATTTACAGCTATAACAAGAAAGAATCAACATCATTAA